A single Deltaproteobacteria bacterium DNA region contains:
- the bioA gene encoding adenosylmethionine--8-amino-7-oxononanoate transaminase has translation MANDDHRYLWHPFTQMQDYAQEEPLIIESGRGCTLKDIGGKEYLDGVSSLWTNVHGHRKAEIDAAITEQLGKIAHSTLLGLSNVPAIRCAKKLVAIAPEGLTRVFYSDSGSTAVEVALKMAFQYQRQAREGSPQRTQFISLTNAYHGDTIGSVSLGGIDLFHATYRQLLFTSLKAASPYCYRCSFGQTYPDCGLACLRQVEALMEEHAPEVAALVIEPLVQGAAGMIVQPPGYLKRVRELCTQHNIIMIADEVAVGFGRTGRMFACEHEDVRPDIMAVAKGITGGYLPLAATLTTEKIYEGFLGRYEEFKTLFHGHTYTGNPLACAAAIANMEIFAAEGTLDKLAGKIVHLQKRLGAISLLRHVGEIRQRGFMVGIELVPDRDSRAEFPPEAKIGHRVILAARRRGLIIRPLGNVIVLMPPLSITKEELDRLCDITSASIREVTDGVRG, from the coding sequence CTGGCCAACGACGATCATCGTTACCTCTGGCATCCCTTTACCCAGATGCAGGATTATGCTCAGGAAGAGCCGCTTATCATCGAATCCGGCCGCGGTTGTACGCTCAAGGACATTGGGGGGAAAGAATATCTCGACGGCGTCTCTTCCCTCTGGACCAACGTCCACGGTCACCGCAAGGCAGAAATAGACGCGGCGATTACGGAACAACTCGGGAAAATTGCCCATTCGACCCTGCTGGGCCTCTCCAATGTGCCGGCTATCAGGTGTGCCAAAAAGCTGGTGGCCATCGCCCCGGAGGGTTTAACCAGGGTTTTTTATTCCGACAGCGGCTCCACCGCCGTGGAAGTTGCCCTCAAGATGGCCTTCCAGTACCAGCGACAGGCGCGGGAGGGGAGCCCGCAGCGCACGCAATTCATCTCCCTGACCAATGCCTATCACGGCGATACGATCGGTTCTGTAAGTCTGGGCGGCATTGATCTTTTTCATGCCACTTACCGGCAGCTTCTTTTTACCTCCCTCAAGGCTGCATCGCCTTACTGTTATCGCTGCAGCTTCGGTCAGACCTACCCGGACTGCGGACTGGCCTGTCTGCGTCAGGTGGAAGCGCTTATGGAGGAGCATGCACCCGAGGTGGCGGCTCTCGTGATCGAACCCCTGGTGCAGGGGGCGGCCGGCATGATCGTCCAGCCACCGGGTTATTTAAAGAGAGTGCGGGAACTCTGCACGCAGCACAACATCATCATGATTGCCGATGAGGTGGCGGTTGGTTTCGGTCGAACAGGCCGGATGTTCGCCTGCGAGCATGAGGATGTGCGACCCGATATCATGGCTGTGGCCAAGGGCATCACGGGCGGTTATCTACCGCTGGCGGCCACGCTGACCACGGAAAAGATATATGAGGGTTTTCTGGGTCGCTATGAGGAATTCAAGACACTCTTTCATGGACATACCTATACGGGCAATCCGCTGGCCTGTGCGGCGGCCATCGCCAATATGGAAATTTTTGCCGCTGAAGGCACGCTTGATAAATTGGCGGGTAAGATTGTCCATTTGCAGAAACGATTGGGAGCAATAAGTTTACTGAGGCATGTAGGCGAGATACGGCAGCGGGGATTCATGGTCGGCATCGAGCTCGTGCCTGATAGAGATAGCAGGGCAGAGTTCCCGCCGGAGGCAAAAATCGGCCACAGAGTCATATTGGCGGCCAGAAGGCGCGGTCTGATCATCCGGCCGCTCGGAAACGTGATTGTCCTCATGCCGCCGCTAAGCATAACCAAGGAAGAGCTGGACCGGCTTTGCGATATCACGAGCGCCTCGATCCGGGAAGTTACTGATGGAGTGCGGGGCTAA
- a CDS encoding phosphopantetheine-binding protein: MDIFTEIKKILMEILDLEGQTVTPESLLMQELGVESIDLLELAAALNARFKIEVREEDIFLQDIGTRLGESYPFLTGQRLREIAADHNDGPAVKVKDLVSYVAWQQKEAENHVHP, encoded by the coding sequence ATGGATATCTTTACGGAAATTAAAAAAATCCTCATGGAAATTCTCGATCTGGAAGGCCAGACGGTAACGCCGGAGAGTCTCTTGATGCAGGAACTCGGTGTCGAGTCAATTGACCTTCTGGAACTGGCTGCGGCCTTGAACGCCAGATTCAAGATCGAGGTCCGCGAAGAGGATATCTTTCTTCAAGACATCGGGACCCGGTTAGGAGAATCCTATCCCTTCCTGACGGGACAGCGTTTAAGGGAAATTGCGGCCGATCATAACGACGGTCCGGCGGTCAAGGTAAAAGACCTGGTGAGTTACGTGGCCTGGCAGCAAAAGGAGGCAGAGAATCATGTCCATCCTTGA
- a CDS encoding nitroreductase family protein, giving the protein MSILDQLLIERRSIRKYQTETPPEAWLEQMLRLAAMTPSSSNRQPVRLMRIASPNIKASLQKAMEAGHERFLQLAAKAENPKNLRNWINTYYRYSAFMFGAPWLLAIGTIAAPAGFTRILAEAGVAATDNRWETDADIALGMVLQAVILKGQELGIASCVLTAPLAFIAGVENILGVEDVKIKCFLTLGFADEKPPTPPKKDLPQLYRVL; this is encoded by the coding sequence ATGTCCATCCTTGATCAACTTTTGATCGAACGCCGGAGTATCAGAAAATATCAAACCGAAACGCCACCGGAAGCATGGCTGGAACAGATGCTCCGCCTGGCCGCGATGACGCCGTCTTCGAGTAATCGTCAGCCCGTTCGGCTCATGAGGATCGCTTCCCCGAACATCAAGGCATCCCTGCAGAAGGCCATGGAGGCGGGACACGAGCGATTTTTGCAACTGGCCGCCAAGGCCGAAAACCCTAAAAATCTGCGCAACTGGATCAACACCTACTACCGCTATTCCGCTTTCATGTTCGGCGCCCCCTGGCTTTTGGCCATAGGCACTATCGCCGCCCCGGCGGGTTTTACCCGCATTCTGGCCGAGGCGGGTGTAGCTGCTACCGATAATCGCTGGGAAACAGACGCCGATATCGCCCTCGGTATGGTCCTGCAGGCCGTCATCCTGAAAGGGCAGGAGCTGGGCATCGCTTCCTGTGTTCTGACGGCGCCGCTGGCCTTCATCGCCGGAGTGGAAAATATTCTCGGTGTCGAGGATGTGAAAATTAAATGCTTCCTTACCTTGGGTTTTGCCGATGAAAAGCCCCCCACGCCGCCTAAAAAAGATCTTCCGCAGCTTTACCGTGTCCTATGA
- a CDS encoding beta-ketoacyl-[acyl-carrier-protein] synthase family protein → MKKDEIRPREACPEQHRRVVITAMGLICALGSTPEEIMAGFKSGRTTFCRPDFDENVVTAPVRGFDLRDFTGSCKERRYLNRGAQFSGAAAVAARQAGGLDTETAARAGLFVGAGPNLDVGGEFSRIDNGVIDEEDLMALWILRFLPNTAASTISLLIGAHGENLTVATACTATLQAIGEAFRKIRDGHLDLAFAGGGDSRMNKGSILAYKKAKAIFVGEGDPTRASRPFDQDRKGFVPGEGGAFFLLEEREHAKRRGAKIYGEVRGFGTSLDGHSLTAPDPSGRWQEAAVRAALKEAGLTPAEIGLVAAHGTGTILNDAMEAKLLARIYGGQTPTVIALKSWIGHLSVACGAVELALCLILMQNGYLPEIRNLTNPCQTGINFVTESKTASPGTVLLENFGFGGQNCALIVQAQRAT, encoded by the coding sequence ATGAAAAAAGACGAGATCAGGCCGAGAGAAGCATGTCCTGAGCAACATCGAAGGGTGGTTATTACTGCAATGGGTCTGATCTGCGCCTTGGGTTCCACGCCCGAGGAGATCATGGCCGGGTTTAAATCAGGGCGTACCACCTTCTGCCGACCGGACTTTGATGAAAACGTCGTCACGGCCCCGGTAAGAGGATTCGACCTGCGGGATTTTACGGGTTCCTGCAAAGAAAGGCGCTACCTGAATCGTGGCGCCCAGTTCTCTGGTGCCGCTGCCGTTGCTGCCCGGCAAGCAGGCGGCCTCGATACGGAGACGGCCGCCCGCGCCGGTCTCTTTGTCGGCGCCGGACCGAATCTGGATGTGGGCGGTGAATTTAGCCGCATTGACAACGGAGTCATTGACGAGGAAGACCTCATGGCCCTCTGGATATTGAGGTTTCTGCCCAATACGGCCGCTTCCACGATTTCCCTGTTGATCGGTGCGCATGGTGAAAACCTGACCGTCGCCACGGCCTGTACGGCCACGCTCCAGGCCATAGGGGAGGCCTTCCGGAAGATCAGGGATGGGCATCTGGATCTGGCCTTTGCCGGCGGCGGCGATTCGCGGATGAACAAGGGAAGCATCCTGGCGTACAAGAAGGCCAAGGCCATTTTTGTGGGTGAGGGCGATCCAACTCGGGCCAGCCGTCCTTTTGACCAGGATAGAAAAGGCTTTGTTCCGGGTGAGGGCGGCGCTTTTTTTCTGCTTGAGGAACGGGAGCATGCTAAGCGCCGCGGCGCCAAAATCTACGGCGAGGTTCGCGGGTTTGGAACTTCTTTGGATGGACACAGCCTGACGGCCCCCGATCCGTCCGGCCGGTGGCAGGAAGCAGCCGTACGGGCGGCCTTGAAAGAAGCAGGACTGACGCCGGCGGAGATCGGCCTCGTGGCTGCGCACGGCACGGGTACGATTCTTAACGATGCCATGGAAGCGAAGCTCCTGGCCCGCATTTACGGTGGCCAGACACCGACCGTGATTGCCTTGAAGTCATGGATCGGCCATCTTTCCGTAGCTTGCGGCGCCGTAGAACTGGCCCTCTGCCTCATCTTGATGCAAAACGGCTATCTGCCGGAGATCCGGAACCTGACTAATCCCTGCCAGACCGGTATAAACTTCGTCACCGAAAGTAAGACCGCCTCGCCGGGGACGGTCCTGCTGGAAAATTTCGGCTTCGGCGGCCAGAATTGTGCGCTGATTGTGCAGGCACAGCGCGCAACTTAA
- a CDS encoding pyridoxal phosphate-dependent aminotransferase family protein: MFAERYGERLRRRQEGGLLRTPPLIAGREGKYLLIGGRRVLNFSSNDYLGLGVSAPLRQQVARNFQKYGTSSSSSRLVAGNLATIVRAEEAYARYFGYEAALFFPSGYQANVGLISTLFAKGDVVLFDKHLHASSVKGMALSGADCHGYNHNSMSHLRKRLAGARQEQAAVLTESLFSMDGDFLAIQGFDSLKKEFGFFSVVDEAHAFGVLGEQGRGLARSVADIAVGTFGKALGLFGAFVLLPALLKEYLGNYSSPLIYSTALPEAHAASALDILATLAAADKERDHLREISGLMKSALLADGLHATGDAHIIAWEIGDEKRAVAMSQQLLARDIFAFAARYPTVPLGRAVLRLGMTALHTEEDVTIFINAVRDISRHEVGPKVGENAGNKIGENR, encoded by the coding sequence ATGTTTGCAGAACGCTACGGGGAACGGCTCCGGCGCCGGCAAGAGGGCGGGCTCCTCCGCACCCCTCCTTTAATTGCCGGCAGAGAGGGGAAATACCTCCTGATCGGTGGCCGCCGGGTGCTGAATTTTTCCTCCAATGACTATTTGGGGCTCGGTGTTTCCGCGCCGCTGCGCCAACAGGTAGCCAGGAATTTTCAGAAATACGGGACATCGTCATCCTCCTCGCGGCTGGTTGCCGGCAACCTCGCGACCATCGTCCGTGCCGAAGAGGCCTATGCGCGCTACTTTGGTTATGAGGCCGCGCTTTTTTTCCCGAGCGGTTACCAGGCCAATGTCGGCCTCATCTCGACGCTTTTTGCCAAGGGCGACGTAGTGCTTTTCGACAAACACCTGCACGCCAGCAGCGTCAAGGGGATGGCCTTAAGCGGCGCGGACTGTCATGGTTACAACCACAACTCCATGTCCCACCTACGCAAGCGGCTGGCAGGCGCCAGGCAGGAACAGGCGGCCGTTCTGACGGAGTCGCTCTTCAGCATGGACGGTGATTTCCTCGCTATCCAGGGATTCGACAGTCTCAAAAAAGAGTTCGGCTTTTTCAGCGTTGTTGACGAGGCCCATGCCTTCGGTGTCTTGGGCGAACAGGGCCGCGGCCTGGCCCGGTCGGTGGCGGATATCGCCGTGGGAACATTCGGCAAGGCCCTGGGGCTCTTCGGCGCCTTTGTCCTCTTGCCGGCGCTCTTGAAGGAATATCTGGGTAATTATTCTTCGCCCCTCATCTACAGCACCGCCCTGCCGGAAGCCCACGCCGCCTCGGCCTTAGACATCCTGGCGACCTTAGCGGCTGCCGATAAAGAGCGAGATCACCTGCGGGAAATAAGCGGCCTCATGAAGTCTGCCCTGCTGGCCGATGGTCTCCATGCGACAGGCGACGCCCATATTATTGCCTGGGAAATCGGGGATGAAAAGCGTGCCGTCGCCATGTCACAGCAACTGCTGGCCCGGGATATCTTCGCCTTTGCCGCCCGTTATCCTACGGTGCCGCTGGGCCGGGCGGTGCTGCGCCTCGGGATGACTGCTCTGCATACGGAGGAGGACGTCACAATTTTTATCAATGCAGTAAGGGACATAAGCAGACATGAGGTCGGACCAAAGGTTGGAGAAAATGCCGGAAACAAAATCGGAGAAAATCGCTGA
- the bioD gene encoding dethiobiotin synthase, producing the protein MPETKSEKIADIYIVGTDTGVGKTVLSLLLMQFFEARSYRPFYLKPLQTGCQDAYDQDSDAAFVYRHVTSLINQDPADSVIYCFRNPKAPFFAARDEGQEIDLRRIDEIVAGKRHRHNPLILEAAGGLLVPVTEETLMVDIIKTSGARVLLAARAGLGTINHTLLSVEALRARDVEPAGIVFLDAVGTREDMIAENMEAVQRYSGIAVAGVIGKVHDFNHPSEECFSILKFLLQTKGISFT; encoded by the coding sequence ATGCCGGAAACAAAATCGGAGAAAATCGCTGACATCTACATAGTCGGCACGGATACGGGCGTGGGGAAAACGGTGCTTTCTTTGCTTTTGATGCAGTTTTTTGAGGCCCGCAGCTATCGGCCCTTTTACCTGAAACCCCTGCAAACGGGCTGTCAGGATGCCTATGACCAGGACAGCGATGCGGCCTTCGTTTACCGGCATGTGACTTCTTTGATAAATCAGGACCCGGCGGACTCGGTCATTTACTGTTTCCGGAATCCCAAGGCACCGTTCTTTGCCGCCCGTGACGAAGGCCAGGAAATTGACCTGCGGCGCATTGATGAGATCGTGGCCGGGAAGCGACATCGCCATAATCCATTGATTCTGGAAGCAGCAGGAGGTCTCCTGGTGCCGGTCACAGAAGAAACACTGATGGTGGATATCATCAAGACAAGCGGCGCCCGGGTGTTGCTTGCCGCCCGGGCCGGCCTCGGAACGATCAACCATACCTTGCTTTCCGTGGAGGCCCTGCGCGCCAGGGACGTGGAGCCGGCGGGGATTGTGTTCCTCGATGCTGTCGGTACGCGTGAGGACATGATTGCCGAAAATATGGAAGCGGTGCAGCGATACTCCGGGATTGCCGTGGCCGGTGTGATTGGGAAAGTGCATGATTTCAACCATCCGTCCGAGGAATGTTTTAGTATCCTGAAATTTCTTCTCCAGACGAAAGGAATATCATTTACGTGA
- a CDS encoding radical SAM protein codes for MTGRRIIRGLDLCNFFWQRKVFRRKIPLLASFKLTYRCNINCQACPFHLRAQDADSHITWEQALAALAILKERGTRIVVFEGGEPLLWSDGGHTLNELVLYAKQRFSTVAVTTNGTLPLDVPADILWISLDGPPAIQNRLRSDSFARVWQNLKTAHHPGIFIHFTLNSENWRDLEELLVMLAELPIVRGVTVQLFYPYGQGEAPLSLPPADRRAALQNVLRLKSKYPILNSRRSLQAMIANDWRCHDDILINVDPDGKITRGCYAKSRGPVSCPDCGFTAVAEASGALDLYPGSLLAGCLVFL; via the coding sequence GTGACGGGAAGAAGAATTATCAGGGGCCTCGATCTCTGCAATTTTTTCTGGCAAAGAAAAGTCTTCAGGCGAAAAATTCCGCTTTTGGCCAGTTTCAAGTTGACCTACCGGTGCAACATAAACTGCCAAGCCTGCCCTTTCCACCTGCGAGCCCAGGATGCCGATTCCCACATTACATGGGAACAGGCGCTGGCTGCCCTCGCTATTCTCAAGGAGAGAGGCACGCGCATCGTCGTTTTCGAAGGAGGCGAACCCCTGCTCTGGAGCGATGGCGGGCATACCCTGAATGAGCTCGTCCTTTACGCGAAACAGCGTTTCTCCACCGTGGCCGTCACGACCAACGGCACCCTGCCCCTTGATGTCCCGGCCGACATTCTGTGGATCAGTCTGGACGGTCCACCGGCAATCCAGAACCGTCTGCGCAGCGATTCCTTTGCCCGGGTCTGGCAAAATCTGAAAACGGCGCACCATCCCGGGATTTTTATCCATTTCACGCTGAACAGTGAAAACTGGCGGGACCTGGAGGAACTGCTGGTTATGCTGGCTGAGTTGCCGATTGTCCGGGGCGTAACCGTGCAGCTCTTCTATCCTTACGGGCAGGGGGAGGCGCCTCTCAGTCTCCCGCCGGCAGACCGTCGTGCCGCCCTGCAAAACGTCCTGCGGCTTAAAAGCAAGTACCCGATCCTGAATTCCCGTCGCAGTCTGCAGGCGATGATCGCCAACGACTGGCGCTGCCATGACGATATCCTCATCAATGTGGACCCGGACGGCAAGATTACCAGGGGCTGCTATGCCAAGAGTCGCGGCCCCGTCAGTTGCCCCGACTGCGGCTTCACCGCCGTGGCAGAAGCCTCCGGCGCCCTTGACCTGTACCCCGGCTCCCTGCTGGCCGGCTGCCTGGTTTTTCTGTAA
- a CDS encoding TVP38/TMEM64 family protein — MLNRIDRQIVINFILILLLLATGTYAFIHYDLSAYFLQKERAIALIRSYHPYDEVVFITLQILQVVLAPIPGEFTGIIGGYLFGPLLGTIYSTIGLTIGSWLAFVIARIFGLPLVERVVKQETIRKYDYILEHQGVMISFVLFLIPGFPKDCLCYILGLSHMKTWKFLAISTIGRLLGTVMLSVGGGLARNDHYKTVLVISIVCVAFVVLSYIYRDKWMESLKNGKAKGQD, encoded by the coding sequence GTGCTAAACCGGATAGATCGCCAGATTGTTATCAACTTCATCTTGATCCTCCTCTTGCTGGCGACGGGAACCTACGCATTTATCCATTATGATCTCTCCGCCTATTTTCTCCAGAAGGAACGGGCCATTGCGTTAATCCGCTCTTATCATCCCTATGATGAGGTTGTATTCATTACCCTGCAAATCCTGCAAGTTGTCCTGGCTCCCATACCGGGGGAATTCACGGGCATTATTGGCGGCTATCTGTTCGGTCCTCTGCTGGGTACCATCTACTCCACTATCGGACTCACAATCGGTTCCTGGCTGGCCTTTGTTATCGCCAGAATCTTTGGCCTGCCACTGGTGGAACGTGTTGTAAAACAGGAAACCATCCGGAAGTATGACTACATCCTGGAGCATCAGGGGGTAATGATTTCCTTTGTCCTTTTTCTCATCCCCGGTTTTCCCAAAGACTGCCTCTGTTATATTCTGGGCCTGAGCCACATGAAGACGTGGAAATTTCTCGCAATTTCAACGATCGGGAGATTACTGGGCACGGTTATGCTTTCCGTCGGCGGTGGATTGGCACGCAACGACCACTACAAGACGGTGTTGGTCATAAGTATTGTCTGCGTTGCATTCGTGGTCTTAAGTTACATATATCGCGATAAGTGGATGGAAAGTCTGAAAAATGGTAAAGCAAAGGGACAAGACTAG
- the guaA gene encoding glutamine-hydrolyzing GMP synthase, whose product MILIVDFGSQYNQLIARRVREHHVYCQIEPPEITADRIKALHPEGIILSGGPASIYEKGSPRADKGILTLGIPILGICYGLQFMVDALGGQVVRSEKREYGFAELTIREGGAIFSDIASPTRCWMSHGDSIGKLPVGFHSTASTANTKVAAAENKAQRLYGLQFHPEVAHTAEGSRMLKNFLFDVCNCRKAWTMKSFEKETTKEIRAIVGKKSVLLGLSGGVDSSVAALLIHRALGDQLTCVFVDNGVLRQGEAERVREVFKKNFQINLRFIRARKIFLDKLKGATDPEKKRKIIGHTFIQVFEKEARRIKGMEYLAQGTLYPDLIESRSAFGGPSAVIKSHHNVGGLPKKMNLKLLEPLKHLFKDEVRLLGKEMGLPDDVVWRQPFPGPGLAIRIIGEVTAGRLTILRRADAILQEEIRAHNLYRKLWQAFAVLLPLKSVGIMGDQRTYEYIIAIRAVTSDDAMTADWARLPQELLGIISNRIINEVRGVNRVVYDISSKPPSTIEWE is encoded by the coding sequence GTGATCCTGATCGTTGATTTCGGTTCCCAGTACAACCAGCTCATTGCCCGGCGGGTGCGGGAGCACCATGTTTACTGCCAGATTGAGCCCCCGGAAATTACTGCCGACCGGATAAAAGCACTGCATCCCGAAGGCATCATCCTTTCGGGAGGACCGGCCAGCATCTATGAGAAGGGGAGTCCCCGGGCGGATAAAGGAATTTTGACCCTCGGCATCCCGATTCTCGGCATATGCTACGGTCTGCAGTTCATGGTGGATGCCTTGGGCGGGCAGGTCGTCCGCTCGGAAAAGAGAGAGTACGGTTTTGCCGAGCTGACGATTCGGGAAGGCGGGGCAATCTTTAGCGATATCGCGAGTCCTACCCGCTGCTGGATGAGCCATGGGGACTCGATCGGCAAACTTCCCGTTGGCTTTCATAGTACGGCGTCCACTGCCAATACTAAAGTAGCGGCCGCCGAGAACAAGGCCCAGCGCCTCTATGGTCTGCAATTTCACCCGGAAGTCGCCCATACGGCGGAGGGCAGCCGGATGTTGAAAAATTTCCTTTTTGACGTCTGCAACTGTCGCAAAGCATGGACGATGAAGTCGTTTGAGAAGGAAACTACCAAAGAAATCAGGGCAATAGTGGGTAAAAAGTCCGTCCTTTTGGGCTTGAGCGGCGGCGTGGATTCGTCCGTAGCGGCCCTCCTCATCCATCGGGCCCTGGGCGACCAACTGACTTGCGTGTTCGTGGATAACGGCGTCTTGCGCCAGGGCGAGGCGGAACGGGTCCGGGAAGTGTTCAAGAAAAATTTTCAGATCAACCTGCGTTTTATCCGGGCCCGGAAAATATTTTTGGATAAATTAAAAGGGGCCACCGATCCGGAGAAAAAAAGAAAGATCATCGGCCATACCTTCATTCAGGTTTTTGAGAAAGAAGCCCGCCGGATCAAAGGTATGGAATATCTGGCCCAGGGGACGCTTTACCCGGATCTGATTGAATCGCGTTCCGCTTTCGGGGGGCCCAGCGCCGTGATTAAATCCCATCATAATGTAGGCGGACTGCCGAAGAAAATGAATCTGAAGCTCCTGGAGCCGCTGAAGCACCTTTTCAAGGACGAGGTGCGGCTGCTGGGCAAAGAGATGGGCCTGCCCGACGATGTCGTCTGGCGGCAGCCGTTCCCCGGCCCGGGACTCGCGATCCGCATCATCGGCGAGGTAACTGCCGGCCGCCTGACTATCCTGCGCCGGGCTGATGCCATTCTCCAGGAAGAAATCCGGGCCCATAATTTATACCGAAAGCTCTGGCAGGCCTTTGCCGTGCTCCTGCCGCTCAAGAGCGTGGGCATCATGGGCGACCAGCGGACTTATGAGTACATAATTGCCATCCGGGCGGTGACAAGCGACGACGCCATGACGGCCGACTGGGCGAGGCTGCCGCAGGAGCTGCTCGGCATCATTTCCAACCGTATCATCAACGAGGTGCGCGGCGTCAACCGGGTGGTCTATGATATCAGCTCCAAACCGCCGAGCACGATAGAGTGGGAGTGA
- the carA gene encoding glutamine-hydrolyzing carbamoyl-phosphate synthase small subunit, giving the protein MSLLRRQNPALLVLEDGSIYRGFAFASQGEFLGEVVFNTGMTGYQEIITDPSYKEQIVTMTYPLIGNYGINEEDMESEGVHLSGLIVKEYQDFPSNWRSRKSLKAFLEERGKLGIEGIDTRSLTRRLRIAGAMRGILSTETNDVGKLLERVRAYPGLVGRDLVQSVTCRAPYAWRDDAPQPITTENQSKDERLRVVVLDCGVKYNILRHLDNRGCEVIVVPAAATEGEVSAYHPDGVLLSNGPGDPAALPYIVETVRQLLGKLPVFGICLGHQILGQALGGRTAKLKFGHHGINQPVKNITTQRVEITSQNHGFVVLPESLPGGQEQTYQNLNDSTSEGLRTSAKLAFSVQYHPEAAPGPHDATYLFDEFITMMTQVKSV; this is encoded by the coding sequence ATGTCGCTCTTGCGACGACAAAATCCGGCCCTGCTGGTCCTGGAAGACGGAAGCATTTACCGCGGGTTTGCGTTTGCCAGCCAGGGGGAGTTTCTCGGCGAAGTCGTTTTCAATACGGGCATGACGGGCTATCAGGAAATCATTACCGATCCTTCGTACAAGGAACAGATCGTAACCATGACTTATCCCCTGATCGGCAATTACGGGATCAATGAGGAAGACATGGAGTCGGAAGGCGTCCATCTATCAGGGCTGATAGTTAAGGAATATCAGGACTTCCCAAGTAATTGGCGCAGCCGGAAAAGCCTTAAGGCCTTTCTGGAGGAGCGCGGAAAACTGGGGATAGAGGGTATAGATACCAGGTCCTTGACCCGCCGCCTCCGCATTGCCGGCGCCATGCGCGGCATCCTCTCCACGGAAACCAACGATGTGGGAAAACTCCTGGAACGCGTGCGAGCATATCCGGGCCTGGTGGGCAGAGATCTGGTGCAGTCCGTCACCTGCCGTGCGCCCTATGCCTGGCGGGATGATGCGCCGCAGCCGATAACCACTGAAAATCAGAGCAAAGACGAGCGCCTGCGGGTCGTTGTTCTTGATTGTGGAGTCAAATACAATATCCTGCGCCATCTGGATAACCGGGGTTGTGAAGTTATAGTGGTGCCGGCCGCCGCGACGGAGGGTGAAGTTTCTGCCTACCACCCCGACGGGGTTCTCCTTTCCAATGGTCCGGGAGATCCGGCGGCCTTGCCTTATATAGTCGAGACGGTGCGGCAGCTTTTGGGCAAGCTGCCTGTATTCGGGATCTGCCTGGGTCATCAGATCCTGGGGCAGGCCTTGGGAGGCAGAACCGCCAAACTGAAATTCGGTCATCACGGCATAAATCAACCCGTCAAGAATATAACCACCCAACGCGTCGAAATTACGTCACAAAATCATGGTTTTGTGGTGCTGCCGGAGTCGCTGCCCGGTGGACAGGAACAGACATACCAGAATCTGAACGATAGCACATCCGAAGGGCTACGCACGTCGGCAAAGCTGGCCTTCAGCGTCCAATACCATCCGGAGGCGGCGCCTGGTCCTCACGACGCCACATACCTTTTTGATGAATTCATAACCATGATGACACAGGTGAAAAGCGTATGA